The Pogona vitticeps strain Pit_001003342236 chromosome 3, PviZW2.1, whole genome shotgun sequence genome includes a window with the following:
- the AGTR1 gene encoding type-1 angiotensin II receptor → MVVNASAEQTVERVHVECSSLGRHNYIVIMVPTVYTIIFLIGIFGNSLVVIVIFFYMKLKTVASVFLFNLALADLSFLVTLPLWAYTTAMQYRWPFGNCLCKITSAAATFNLYASVFLLTCLSIDRYMAIVHPMKSRLQRTMLIARVTCIIIWLMAALASLPVIMYRSVYFIENENITVCAFRYETPTNTTNNATVQVGLGLSKNVLGFLIPFVIILTSYILIWKTLKKAYQIQKNKTRGDDIFKMIVAIVLLFFFSWIPHQIFTFLDVLIQLRVIVNCHIVDIVDTAMPFTICLAYFNNCLNPVFYGFFGKNFRKYFLKLLKYIPPSVRHSSLSTKMSSLSYRPSENLILTTRKKRTLDVE, encoded by the coding sequence ATGGTTGTAAACGCCTCAGCAGAACAGACGGTTGAAAGAGTCCACGTTGAATGTTCCTCACTGGGAAGACACAACTATATAGTGATTATGGTTCCAACTGTTTACACAATTATCTTCCTCATAGGTATCTTCGGAAACAGCTTGGTAGTGATTGTCATTTTCTTCTACATGAAGCTGAAAACAGTGGCAAGTGTCTTTCTGTTCAATTTAGCCCTGGCTGATTTGTCTTTCCTCGTGACTTTGCCATTGTGGGCATACACCACAGCCATGCAGTATCGCTGGCCTTTTGGCAACTGCTTGTGTAAGATAACTTCAGCAGCAGCAACCTTCAACCTATATGCCAGCGTGTTTCTCTTGACATGCCTCAGCATTGACCGTTATATGGCAATAGTGCATCCAATGAAGTCCAGGCTTCAGCGCACAATGCTCATTGCCCGGGTAACTTGCATTATCATCTGGCTCATGGCAGCCCTTGCCAGCTTGCCAGTTATCATGTACCGTAGTGTCTACTTcattgaaaatgaaaatataacagTATGTGCTTTTCGTTATGAGACCCCTACCAACACAACCAACAATGCCACTGTCCAAGTTGGATTAGGGTTGTCCAAAAATGTGCTGGGATTCTTGATCCCCTTCGTGATTATTTTAACCAGCTACATATTAatctggaagaccctgaaaaagGCTTACCAGATTCAGAAAAACAAGACCAGAGGAGATGACATTTTTAAGATGATTGTGGCTAttgtccttcttttctttttttcttggatcCCCCATCAAATATTCACATTTCTCGATGTGCTGATTCAGCTGCGTGTGATTGTGAATTGTCACATTGTTGATATTGTGGATACAGCTATGCCTTTCACAATCTGCTTGGCTTACTTCAACAACTGCCTCAACCCCGTCTTTTATGGCTTTTTTGGAAAGAACTTCAGAAAATATTTCCTTAAGCTTCTGAAATATATCCCTCCCAGTGTCAGACATTCTAGCCTGTCAACAAAAATGAGTTCCCTTTCCTATCGGCCTTCAGAAAACTTAATCTTGActaccagaaaaaaaagaactttagATGTTGAGTGA